One Pleuronectes platessa chromosome 20, fPlePla1.1, whole genome shotgun sequence DNA window includes the following coding sequences:
- the LOC128425560 gene encoding glycine--tRNA ligase: MEEVLAPLREAVREQGDLVHQMKAKGAAEQEVNKAVAELKARKKILEAKELALQPKEDVVDRVKMEDTLKRRFFYDQAFAIYGGVSGLYDFGPVGCALKNNILQAWRQHFIQEEQILEIDCTMLTPEPVLKTSGHVDKFADYMVKDAKTGECYRADHLLKAHLKKLMSDEKCSQEKAKEMEDVITQMDNYTQQELADLFVKYNVKSPATGNDLTPPTSFNLMFKTSIGPGGNTPGYLRPETAQGMFLNFKRLLEFNQGKLPFGAAQIGNSFRNEISPRSGLIRVREFTMAEIEHFVDPNEKIHPKFSNVADLEILLFSSKAQTSGQPAGLMRLGDAVDQGVINNSVLGYFIGRIYLYLLKVGLSKDKVRFRQHMENEMAHYACDCWDAESLTSYGWIEIVGCADRSCYDLTCHTRATKVPLVAEKPLKEPKVVNMVQFEPNKGAIGMAFKKDAKLVLDFLAVCDECYVTDQEKLLTDSGEFKIETEGKTFKLTKDMVSVKRFQKTLHVEEIVPNVIEPSFGIGRIMYCIFEHSFHIRKGDEQRTYFSFPAPVAPYKCSILPLSQNPEFTPFISQLSEMMTKFGLTHKVDDSSGSIGRRYARSDEIGVAFGITIDFDTVNKTPHTATLRDRDSMRQIRAEVSELPGMVRDLAHGTLTWAEVESKYPLFEGQETSKKE; this comes from the exons ATGGAAGAAGTCCTGGCACCACTGAGAGAGGCCGTGCGCGAGCAG GGTGACCTTGTGCATCAGATGAAGGCGAAGGGCGCCGCAGAGCAGGAGGTGAACAAAGCCGTGGCGGAGCTGAAAGCCCGGAAGAAGATTCTTGAAGCAAAG GAGCTCGCTCTGCAACCCAAAGAAGATGTGGTCGACAGGGTGAAAATGGAGGACACCCTGAAGAGGAGGTTCTTCTACGATCAGGCTTTTGCCATATATGGAG GTGTGAGCGGCCTGTATGACTTCGGCCCTGTGGGCTGTGCCCTGAAGAACAACATCCTGCAGGCGTGGAGGCAGCACTTCATCCAGGAGGAGCAGATCCTGGAGATCGACTGCACCATGCTGACCCCTGAGCCCGTCCTCAA GACGTCAGGGCACGTGGATAAATTTGCTGACTACATGGTGAAAGACGCCAAGACCGGAGAATGCTACCGAGCTGATCACCTCCTCAAAG CTCACTTAAAAAAGCTGATGTCTGATGAGAAGTGCTCGCAGGAGAAGGCGAAGGAGATGGAGGATGTGATCACTCAG ATGGACAACTACACCCAGCAGGAGTTGGCTGATCTCTTTGTGAAATACAACGTCAAGTCTCCCGCCACAGGAAATGACctcacacctcccacctccTTCAACCTGATGTTCAAAACGTCCATTGGGCCGGGGGGCAACACACCCGG ATACCTGAGGCCTGAAACCGCTCAGGGAATGTTCCTCAACTTCAAGCGTCTGCTGGAGTTCAACCAGGGGAAACTGCCCTTCGGCGCCGCCCAGATCGGAAACTCCTTCAGGAACGAAATCTCTCCTCGCTCTGGACTCATCCGTGTCAG AGAGTTCACCATGGCTGAGATCGAGCACTTTGTGGACCCCAATGAGAAGATCCACCCGAAGTTCTCCAACGTGGCCGACCTGGAGATTCTGCTGTTCTCCTCAAAGGCTCAGACCAGCGGGCAGCCTGCAGGGCTCATGAGGCTGGGGGACGCTGTGGACCAG GGGGTGATCAACAACTCAGTGCTGGGATACTTCATCGGAAGGATCTACCTGTACCTGCTCAAAGTGGGTCTCTCCAAAGACAAAGTGCGCTTCCGTCAGCACATGGAGAACGAGATGGCTCACTACGCCTGCGACTGCTGGGACGCCGAGTCCTTGACCTCCTAC GGTTGGATTGAGATTGTGGGCTGTGCCGATCGCTCCTGTTACGACCTCACATGTCACACCAGAGCCACCAAAGTGCCTCTGGTGGCTGAGAAGCCTTTGAAAGAACC CAAAGTGGTCAATATGGTCCAGTTCGAGCCCAACAAAGGCGCCATAGGAATGGCCTTCAAGAAGGATGCCAAGCTGGTCCTGGACTTCCTGGCCGTCTGTGACGAATGCTACGTTACTGATCAGGAGAAGCTTCTCACTGACTCCGG GGAGTTCAAGATTGAGACCGAGGGCAAAACCTTCAAACTGACCAAGGACATGGTCAGTGTGAAGAGGTTCCAGAAAACCCTGCACG TGGAGGAGATCGTCCCCAACGTCATCGAGCCGTCGTTCGGCATCGGCCGGATCATGTACTGCATCTTTGAGCACTCGTTCCATATCCGGAAGGGGGATGAGCAGAGGACG TATTTCAGCTTCCCTGCTCCTGTAGCTCCGTACAAATGTTCCATCCTGCCTCTGAGCCAGAACCCGGAGTTCACGCCGTTCATCTCCCAGTTAT CTGAGATGATGACCAAATTCGGCTTGACTCACAAGGTGGACGACTCCTCTGGATCCATCGGGCGGCGCTACGCCCGGTCGGACGAGATCGGCGTGGCGTTCGGCATCACCATCGACTTCGACACGGTGAACAAGACGCCGCACACGGCCACTCTGAGAGACCGCGACTCCATGAGGCAGATCCGGGCTGAG GTGTCTGAGTTACCGGGGATGGTTCGAGATCTGGCCCACGGCACCTTGACTTGGGCTGAGGTGGAGAGCAAGTATCCGTTATTTGAAGGACAGGAGACCAGCAAGAAGGAGTAA